One Chryseobacterium indoltheticum DNA segment encodes these proteins:
- a CDS encoding adenylate/guanylate cyclase domain-containing protein codes for MKKNLLFKFLFFAFIVLQTFSFAQNSREKPRVFTNKEIKAGASIDEASKFFAGDNPAFASVQFDDSSWENVNFNSRKVYSWNPTNYNLKKDVKKDQIYWVRYYFKIDSASVNQSLCFKIQQLGASEVYLNGKKIESIGKIGDEKSREFRIKNRIPELFTLDNTKVNVLAIRFLPIAAGKKKTITLVPFAIGVELASANEFIRDKIEEVQYFNFYTMLICGIFGALGFIHLLLFIFYRKAIYNLYFSTYNFSISLMSYMILLLSEIKNPLDIDSYTFFAFLSVMAFGTSLTGFVNTLFGRTKKRLKVMLIISACIFILYYFSAASAASFAFFYLCFVAFESFYLIIRAMIRREKSAFIVGGGVLVFFLFIVMVIIFMFLNKLNTIDMGEIMGDDFMGYVMIFIFISFPISISAYLAWQFASTNLSLVKQLDEVNRLSDINIKQEQEKQQILQDQNDLLEKQVDERTFELQKEKQKTENLLLNILPHEVAEELKENGSSEAKYYDEVSVLFTDFVNFTQSSEKMGAEKMLVELNECFTAFDLIMEKHGLEKIKTIGDAYLAVCGLPMKNECHAYKTVLVALDIIDFIEERKKTHSDVLDIRIGINSGSLIAGIVGVKKFAYDIWGDTVNTAARMEQNSQKGKINISESTYQLVKDKIVCEYRGKIHTKGKGDMDMYFALETKKDL; via the coding sequence GTGAAAAAAAATCTACTCTTTAAATTTCTGTTTTTTGCATTCATTGTGTTGCAAACATTTTCTTTTGCTCAAAATTCTCGTGAGAAACCGAGAGTTTTTACCAATAAAGAAATTAAAGCTGGTGCTTCAATCGATGAAGCCAGTAAATTTTTTGCAGGTGATAATCCGGCCTTTGCCTCTGTACAATTCGATGATTCTTCATGGGAAAATGTAAATTTTAATTCTAGAAAAGTTTATTCATGGAATCCTACAAATTATAACTTAAAAAAAGATGTTAAAAAAGATCAGATTTATTGGGTACGGTACTATTTTAAGATAGATTCTGCATCGGTCAATCAATCTTTATGTTTTAAGATTCAGCAACTTGGCGCTTCAGAAGTTTATTTAAACGGTAAAAAGATTGAAAGCATTGGTAAAATCGGAGACGAAAAATCAAGAGAATTCAGGATTAAAAACAGAATCCCCGAATTGTTTACTTTAGATAATACCAAAGTAAATGTTTTAGCAATACGGTTTTTACCAATTGCTGCAGGCAAAAAGAAGACCATTACTTTAGTGCCTTTTGCAATCGGTGTAGAGCTTGCTTCGGCTAACGAATTTATCAGAGACAAAATTGAAGAAGTGCAGTATTTCAATTTTTACACCATGCTGATTTGCGGAATATTTGGTGCATTAGGATTTATTCATCTCCTGTTGTTTATTTTTTACAGAAAAGCAATTTACAATCTTTATTTTTCTACATACAATTTTTCTATTTCTTTGATGAGTTATATGATTTTGCTCTTGTCAGAAATAAAAAATCCTTTAGATATCGACTCTTATACGTTTTTTGCATTTCTTTCGGTAATGGCATTCGGTACTTCGCTCACAGGATTTGTCAATACATTATTTGGAAGAACAAAAAAAAGGCTGAAAGTAATGTTGATTATTTCAGCGTGTATTTTTATTCTTTATTATTTCAGTGCAGCTTCTGCAGCCAGTTTTGCTTTTTTTTACCTTTGTTTTGTTGCTTTTGAATCTTTTTATTTAATAATCAGAGCAATGATCAGAAGAGAAAAATCTGCATTTATCGTTGGTGGAGGGGTTTTGGTATTCTTTCTTTTTATTGTGATGGTCATTATCTTCATGTTTCTGAATAAACTGAATACCATTGATATGGGTGAAATAATGGGCGATGATTTTATGGGATATGTCATGATTTTTATTTTCATAAGTTTTCCTATTTCAATCTCAGCCTATTTAGCATGGCAGTTTGCATCAACCAATTTAAGTCTTGTGAAACAGCTGGATGAAGTCAACCGACTTTCTGATATCAATATAAAACAGGAACAGGAAAAACAGCAGATTCTTCAGGATCAAAATGATTTGCTTGAAAAACAGGTCGACGAACGTACGTTTGAGTTGCAAAAAGAAAAGCAAAAAACTGAAAATTTACTTCTCAATATTCTTCCGCATGAAGTTGCCGAAGAATTAAAGGAAAACGGAAGCTCTGAAGCTAAATATTATGATGAAGTAAGTGTTTTATTTACCGATTTTGTTAATTTTACTCAAAGTTCCGAGAAAATGGGAGCCGAAAAAATGTTGGTTGAGTTGAACGAATGTTTTACTGCTTTCGATTTAATTATGGAAAAGCATGGTTTAGAGAAAATAAAAACCATTGGTGATGCGTATTTGGCGGTTTGTGGATTACCTATGAAAAATGAATGTCACGCTTACAAAACGGTATTGGTAGCTTTGGATATTATTGATTTTATTGAAGAAAGAAAGAAAACTCATTCTGATGTTTTAGATATCAGAATCGGGATTAATTCAGGTTCTTTAATTGCCGGAATTGTTGGGGTAAAAAAGTTTGCATACGACATTTGGGGCGATACCGTAAACACAGCTGCAAGAATGGAACAAAACAGCCAGAAAGGGAAAATAAATATTTCAGAATCTACATATCAGCTGGTAAAAGACAAAATAGTCTGCGAATACAGAGGTAAAATTCATACCAAAGGAAAAGGCGATATGGATATGTATTTTGCCCTTGAAACTAAAAAAGATTTATAA
- a CDS encoding HD domain-containing protein produces MEYEKLNKLILKRLRENLPEHLSYHSVMHVKDVIDAVEKIAKSEGVNDEDLVLLKTAALFHDTGFLFGSKNHEEKSCEIAAEYLLEYGFSQDQLDKINGMIMATKIPQTPKNHLEQIVADADLDYLGRDDFFVIGDKLFEELSMFGIVNSERDWNLLQEKFLESHHYFTETAINSRNQKKQDNLDIIKTKLNNN; encoded by the coding sequence ATGGAATACGAAAAATTAAATAAACTCATATTAAAAAGACTCAGAGAAAACCTTCCTGAGCATCTTTCTTATCACAGTGTGATGCACGTAAAAGACGTTATCGATGCTGTCGAAAAAATTGCCAAATCTGAAGGAGTTAATGATGAAGATCTGGTATTGCTAAAAACCGCTGCATTATTTCACGATACAGGATTTTTATTTGGATCAAAAAATCATGAAGAAAAGTCTTGTGAAATTGCTGCGGAATATCTTTTAGAATACGGCTTTTCGCAAGATCAGTTAGATAAAATAAACGGAATGATCATGGCGACAAAAATTCCTCAGACTCCGAAAAATCATTTAGAACAAATTGTAGCCGATGCCGATTTAGACTATCTTGGTCGAGACGATTTTTTTGTGATCGGAGATAAATTGTTTGAAGAACTTTCTATGTTTGGAATCGTAAATTCTGAGCGCGACTGGAATTTATTACAGGAAAAGTTTTTAGAAAGCCATCATTATTTTACCGAAACAGCAATCAACAGCAGAAATCAAAAAAAACAGGATAACCTGGATATTATCAAAACAAAACTAAATAATAACTGA
- a CDS encoding YitT family protein: MSSASTKHGPLFTLSDIIYLVLGVISASFALKSFLVPNHFLDGGVTGVSLLLHEVYHWNLGVILLVLNLPFIILAYFQIGKHFAIRSFLTILLIIITIFFIPFPEVTHDKLLVAVFGGFFMGIGIGLSMRGGGTFDGMEVLALLTFKKSSFSITEIILGMNVIIFIIATVFLKFEIALYAIMTYLVASQITKYVIEGIEAYTGVTIVSGNSEEIKKALVLTMNRGITVYKGERGFMKESFEQSAEADIIFTIVTRLEVRKLQNIVRSIDPKAFIFTQTVREPQGGIVKEIIKH; encoded by the coding sequence ATGAGCTCAGCTTCTACTAAACATGGCCCGCTATTTACTTTATCAGATATTATTTATCTGGTTTTAGGAGTTATTTCTGCGAGTTTTGCTTTAAAATCTTTCCTCGTTCCGAATCACTTTTTAGATGGTGGTGTTACCGGTGTTTCACTTTTACTTCACGAAGTTTACCATTGGAATCTCGGAGTCATTCTATTGGTTTTAAACTTACCATTTATCATTCTGGCGTACTTCCAAATCGGAAAACACTTTGCGATCAGAAGTTTTTTAACGATTTTACTAATCATCATCACCATTTTTTTCATCCCTTTTCCGGAAGTGACCCATGACAAATTATTGGTCGCTGTGTTTGGCGGATTTTTCATGGGAATTGGAATCGGTTTATCTATGCGAGGTGGCGGAACTTTCGACGGAATGGAAGTTTTAGCCTTATTAACGTTCAAAAAAAGCAGTTTTAGCATTACCGAAATTATTTTAGGAATGAATGTGATTATCTTTATCATCGCAACCGTTTTTCTTAAATTTGAAATTGCTTTGTATGCAATTATGACGTATCTCGTGGCTAGTCAGATTACCAAATATGTAATTGAAGGAATTGAAGCCTACACCGGCGTAACCATCGTTTCAGGAAACAGCGAAGAAATCAAAAAAGCTTTGGTTTTAACGATGAACAGAGGAATTACGGTGTACAAAGGCGAAAGAGGTTTTATGAAAGAATCTTTTGAGCAAAGTGCCGAAGCAGATATTATTTTCACGATTGTTACCAGATTGGAAGTTAGAAAACTGCAGAATATCGTTCGTTCAATCGATCCAAAAGCATTTATTTTCACTCAAACGGTAAGAGAGCCTCAAGGAGGAATTGTAAAGGAAATTATAAAGCATTAA
- a CDS encoding VOC family protein, with translation MVKRIVANIKTEDLSNADVFYHDILGLETLMNHGWIKTFGNNEEAKVQISFATQGGNDTEVPDFSIEVDNVDEIYEKMNSSGFEITYQLIDEDWGVRRFFVIDPFGKLVNILSHQ, from the coding sequence ATGGTAAAAAGAATTGTTGCTAATATAAAAACTGAAGATTTATCGAATGCTGATGTATTTTATCATGATATTTTGGGTCTCGAAACATTGATGAATCACGGCTGGATCAAAACTTTTGGCAATAACGAAGAAGCAAAAGTTCAGATAAGTTTTGCAACTCAAGGTGGAAACGACACGGAAGTTCCCGATTTTTCTATCGAAGTTGACAATGTTGATGAAATATATGAAAAGATGAACAGTTCAGGATTTGAAATCACTTACCAATTGATCGATGAAGATTGGGGTGTCCGAAGATTCTTTGTGATAGACCCGTTCGGTAAATTAGTCAATATTCTTTCACATCAGTAA
- a CDS encoding DUF763 domain-containing protein: MKRSGTATLPLHYGKVPPWLYERMAVLGLSIVEVMLADYGKNEVLRRLADPFWFQSFGAVMGMDWHSSGITTSVMGALKRSINPNSKELGIYICGGKGKLSKETPNKLLVIANKTGLDGNELVRASKLSAKVDNTAIQDGYQLYLHNFILSDEGNWAVVQQGMNDADGTARRYHWHSENMESFVDEPHKGIQGINRGNILNLTAHEAQESRKGILEISHTNSEKIMQDFANLILPAHHDVRASDVDLKKLGTLLYMTRENQPENFEELLLLKGVGPRTLQSLALVSEVIHGSPSRFRDPARFSFAHGGKDGHPFPVPINVYDETINILQKGIEKSKLGNSDKLQSINKLHTIIAEAEKNFTPNFDINEVIEEERQNSWRFGGKTVFGDAEKPSKPKPIQLSLF, encoded by the coding sequence ATGAAACGTTCCGGAACCGCAACTTTACCACTTCACTACGGAAAAGTACCGCCTTGGCTTTATGAAAGAATGGCTGTACTCGGACTTTCTATTGTTGAAGTAATGCTTGCAGATTACGGGAAAAATGAAGTTCTTCGAAGATTAGCAGATCCGTTTTGGTTTCAAAGTTTTGGTGCTGTGATGGGAATGGATTGGCATTCTTCCGGAATTACAACATCTGTTATGGGAGCTTTAAAACGCAGCATCAATCCAAATTCCAAAGAACTCGGAATTTATATTTGTGGTGGAAAAGGTAAGCTTTCAAAAGAAACTCCGAATAAATTATTAGTCATCGCCAATAAAACAGGATTAGATGGAAACGAATTAGTTCGTGCCAGTAAACTTTCTGCAAAGGTTGATAATACTGCCATTCAGGATGGCTATCAGTTGTACCTTCATAATTTTATCCTTTCAGATGAAGGAAATTGGGCAGTTGTACAACAGGGAATGAATGATGCAGACGGAACTGCAAGAAGATATCATTGGCATTCGGAAAATATGGAATCTTTTGTCGACGAACCTCACAAAGGAATTCAGGGAATTAACCGTGGGAATATTCTGAACCTTACAGCTCACGAAGCTCAGGAAAGCCGCAAAGGAATTTTAGAAATTTCCCATACCAATTCAGAAAAAATCATGCAGGATTTCGCCAATTTGATTTTACCTGCGCATCATGATGTTCGTGCTTCTGATGTTGATTTGAAAAAACTCGGAACACTTTTGTACATGACAAGAGAAAACCAGCCTGAAAACTTTGAAGAATTGCTTTTATTGAAAGGTGTAGGACCGCGAACTTTACAGAGCCTTGCTTTAGTAAGCGAAGTTATTCACGGTTCGCCTTCAAGGTTCAGAGATCCTGCGAGATTTTCTTTTGCACATGGCGGAAAAGATGGGCATCCGTTTCCGGTTCCCATTAATGTTTATGATGAAACCATCAATATTCTTCAGAAAGGAATCGAAAAATCTAAATTGGGAAATTCAGATAAACTGCAATCTATCAATAAACTTCATACAATTATTGCAGAAGCAGAGAAAAATTTTACTCCGAACTTTGATATTAACGAAGTTATTGAAGAAGAACGCCAAAACTCCTGGAGATTTGGTGGTAAAACAGTATTTGGGGATGCTGAAAAACCTTCAAAACCTAAACCAATTCAGCTTTCTTTGTTTTAA
- a CDS encoding Crp/Fnr family transcriptional regulator, with the protein MTNKAFDVYRDFPFFFQEELDEIIQAHEKVIFQKGETILQEGKMANEYYILEKGLARSFVNDFNGNDVTTNFFTENEIIIDVSSLFQRIPTQENIVCITDCECWKMDFDVFQELFHKIPNLREWGRAWMSQQLFLCKQRSVEMFILSATKRYLHLLEQKSQVVQFAPLKQIASYLGVTDTSLSRIRKELVSHPKKN; encoded by the coding sequence ATGACCAACAAAGCCTTTGACGTTTACCGCGATTTTCCTTTCTTTTTTCAGGAAGAACTTGATGAAATTATTCAGGCTCACGAAAAAGTAATTTTTCAAAAAGGGGAAACTATTCTGCAGGAAGGCAAAATGGCTAATGAATATTATATTTTAGAAAAAGGTTTGGCACGTTCTTTTGTCAATGATTTCAACGGAAACGATGTGACGACAAACTTTTTTACAGAAAACGAAATTATCATCGATGTTTCTTCACTTTTTCAAAGAATTCCTACGCAGGAAAACATTGTTTGTATCACCGATTGTGAATGTTGGAAGATGGATTTTGATGTTTTTCAGGAACTATTTCATAAGATTCCGAATCTCAGAGAATGGGGAAGAGCTTGGATGTCTCAGCAGCTTTTTTTATGCAAACAGCGCTCGGTTGAGATGTTTATACTTTCTGCAACAAAACGTTATCTTCATCTTTTAGAGCAAAAATCTCAAGTCGTACAATTTGCACCACTTAAGCAGATAGCCTCATATCTTGGAGTTACTGACACTTCACTGAGCAGAATCCGTAAAGAATTGGTATCACATCCGAAGAAAAATTAA
- a CDS encoding VOC family protein, translating to MEINQIYVNLPVKDVQKTREFWTKLGFSINEQFSD from the coding sequence ATGGAAATCAATCAAATTTACGTAAACCTTCCTGTAAAAGATGTTCAGAAAACGAGAGAATTCTGGACGAAACTTGGGTTTTCTATCAACGAACAATTTTCTGATTAA
- a CDS encoding VOC family protein, with protein sequence MKQDHIYTMFLKEEFFQTFTDRPVAKGDTTQTLLAIGVNSREEVDQMVKTATENGGSKYSEPRDYGWMYQKTFADLDGHQWEVLFSDMSQLPAEF encoded by the coding sequence ATGAAACAAGATCATATTTACACCATGTTTTTAAAAGAAGAGTTTTTCCAAACTTTCACAGACAGACCTGTTGCAAAGGGAGATACTACTCAAACTCTTCTTGCAATTGGTGTAAACAGTCGTGAAGAAGTTGATCAAATGGTGAAAACTGCTACAGAAAATGGAGGTTCCAAATACAGTGAGCCTAGAGATTATGGCTGGATGTATCAGAAAACTTTTGCAGATTTAGACGGTCATCAATGGGAAGTACTTTTTTCAGATATGTCTCAGCTTCCTGCAGAATTTTAA
- a CDS encoding VOC family protein, with protein MKVNQIYVNLPVKDIQKTKEFWTNVGFTVNEQFSDDKAVCVVLNDTIYVMFLKEEYFQTFSERPVPKGDTTQVLVAIGLNSREEVDQVVNAAVANGAYQHEEPQDYGWMYQNSFWDINGHGWNVTFADMSQMPSQP; from the coding sequence ATGAAAGTCAATCAAATTTATGTGAATCTTCCGGTGAAAGATATTCAGAAAACAAAAGAATTCTGGACTAACGTAGGATTTACCGTCAACGAGCAATTTTCAGACGATAAAGCGGTTTGTGTTGTGTTGAACGATACTATTTACGTCATGTTTTTAAAGGAAGAATATTTTCAAACATTTTCAGAAAGACCTGTTCCGAAAGGCGATACAACACAAGTTCTGGTTGCAATTGGTTTAAACAGTCGTGAGGAAGTTGATCAGGTTGTTAATGCAGCCGTAGCGAACGGAGCTTATCAACACGAAGAACCACAAGATTACGGATGGATGTATCAAAATTCTTTTTGGGACATCAACGGACACGGATGGAATGTGACGTTTGCAGATATGTCGCAAATGCCTTCACAGCCTTAA
- a CDS encoding VOC family protein, which translates to MAKLNPYLNFDGTAEKAFTFYKSVFGGEFVGEIHKMGNAPGTENLSDEEKNRVMHIALPIGGDLLMASDIVPSFGQKLTVGNNNYVSIFPDSREDADRIFKRLSEGGNIEMPLEDQFWGDYFGSFQDQFGVHWMINYNEEYTK; encoded by the coding sequence ATGGCAAAATTAAATCCGTACCTGAATTTTGACGGTACAGCAGAAAAAGCATTTACATTTTATAAATCTGTTTTCGGTGGAGAATTCGTTGGAGAAATTCACAAAATGGGAAATGCTCCCGGAACTGAAAATCTTTCAGACGAAGAAAAAAACAGAGTCATGCACATTGCGCTTCCCATTGGTGGAGATCTTTTGATGGCTTCAGATATTGTGCCGTCATTCGGACAGAAATTAACCGTTGGAAATAATAATTATGTTTCAATTTTCCCTGATTCCAGAGAAGATGCAGATCGAATTTTTAAAAGACTTTCAGAAGGTGGAAATATTGAAATGCCGCTTGAAGACCAGTTTTGGGGAGATTATTTCGGAAGCTTTCAGGATCAGTTTGGTGTTCATTGGATGATTAATTATAACGAAGAATACACAAAATAG
- a CDS encoding SRPBCC family protein, producing MDKVKIDITILAPVEKVWDYFNDPKHITKWNFAHESWFCPISESDLKPGGKFNNRMEAKDGSFGFDYIGIYDEVIPNERIKYHIEDGREVEVIFEKIDENTTKVTEIFDPEKQNSAEMQREGWYAILNNFHKYVENN from the coding sequence ATGGACAAAGTTAAAATTGACATTACGATCTTGGCGCCGGTAGAAAAAGTCTGGGATTATTTTAATGATCCAAAACACATTACCAAATGGAATTTTGCACACGAAAGCTGGTTTTGTCCGATTTCTGAAAGTGATTTGAAACCAGGCGGGAAGTTCAATAACCGAATGGAGGCAAAAGACGGAAGCTTCGGATTTGATTACATCGGAATTTATGACGAAGTGATTCCGAATGAAAGAATAAAATATCACATTGAAGATGGAAGAGAAGTAGAAGTGATTTTTGAGAAAATAGACGAAAATACCACTAAAGTAACCGAGATTTTCGATCCTGAAAAACAAAATTCAGCTGAAATGCAACGTGAAGGTTGGTATGCAATACTCAACAATTTTCATAAATATGTAGAAAACAAC